The Montipora capricornis isolate CH-2021 chromosome 3, ASM3666992v2, whole genome shotgun sequence genome window below encodes:
- the LOC138040043 gene encoding uncharacterized protein encodes MEAARLPTPQLKVFNGDPLDWPTWKAAFETVIEKRTVNSNEKILYLLQFLSGPPKKIVEGYQFVQTQDAYTEAKRTLERRFGHPAVVAEAFRKRLENWPRISPRDGIALRDFADFLKTCELAMRSIEDLETLNKQHDNKQLVKVLPSWAHPKWGVRVRDHQLKNGDNKFPPFSEFVRFVTEIAEVQCLPVLSSLATNECVKESKPRIYKGKARPRRNGEVSTLATRVKEKQAIPKDGKKVCCHWCGSTSHGLDLCQEFMKKPRKEITQFIIRKGLCLKCLTHGHMSKENKCESVPSCAKCNQPHLTCLHMDKKNITDDAERHNPEAAAKCLQASSVESPHTSEDHVTVKCTGICSVEGQQDGQDQSLIVPVWVSSSVKPEETVLTYALIDSQSNATFITEQLMKSLMVDGVQSHLQLSTMHKKDEIIQCKKVQGLAVADLKKQVSIPLPKVYTRNAIPYKPSQIPKPEVALQWEHLSCIAQELMPYRGDLEVGLLIGTNCPKAIKPRQVIPGADNDPYGIKTDLGWGIVGRVCKSPDHKEEPSGSWANKIITREEATFTVEHRAKEIISPACVRQMFERDFHEATGKRNSPTLSVEDHKFLDILGTRIHKRSDGHYEMPLPLRHEDVKLPNNRSQALRRLSLLKARFKRVPSYHKDYTEFMEDVITHCAEKARPNDDKDTKIGNGRINYVPHHGVYHPAKPSRIRVVFDCSAVYKGTSLNKNLLQGPDLTNSLMGVLCRFRQETVALTCDVKGMFHQFFVNEEYRDLLRFFWWDQGDVKKDAQEYRMKVHLFGAASSPGCANYGFKKRCLKEGKKFERVKPACYQPVNMEEIGRAEKEIIRCLQYEHFKDEIQALSSLQTGVEFRDRKKAKQRNLDLKKCSSLYRLDPYLDTDGLLRVGGRLRNASISEGAKHPVILPRRSRITQLILQYCHEAIKHQGSGMTHNEVRQRGYWIIGGTSAVSYLVSRCVICRKLRSSPQQQKLADLPQDRVEPAAPFTYSAVDYFGPFFVKEGRKEVKRYGVIFTCMASRAIHIETANSLETDAFINALRRFQAERGPVRQLRSDCGTNFIGAHRELKEGLEEMNENKIRARLLEDNCEWISFKFNPPSASHMGGSWERQIRTVRNILASMLEESGRQLDDESFRTLMKEIQAIVNSRPLALNDMSSTDSPQPLTPNHLLTMKTKVLMPPPGVFLREDLYLRKRWRRVQHLANLFWEKWRKEFLQGLQLRKKWTKPQRNLQKGDIVMLKDENVPRNLWRLARVQDVFPSKDCLVRKVKLAIANSSLDKQGRRIGGTQYLERPIHKLVLIMEADREFPDEEP; translated from the coding sequence ATGGAAGCAGCAAGATTGCCAACGCCCCAGCTAAAAGTATTCAATGGAGATCCCTTAGACTGGCCAACATGGAAGGCCGCCTTCGAGACAGTGATTGAGAAAAGAACTGTGAACTCTAACGAGAAAATCCTGTATCTTCTGCAGTTTCTGTCAGGCCCACCTAAGAAAATCGTCGAAGGTTATCAGTTTGTTCAGACACAAGACGCTTACACAGAAGCAAAAAGGACTCTGGAAAGGCGATTTGGCCATCCTGCTGTAGTTGCAGAAGCATTTCGTAAAAGGCTTGAAAACTGGCCAAGGATTTCCCCTAGAGACGGAATTGCATTACGAGACTTCGCCGACTTCCTCAAGACGTGTGAACTTGCCATGCGATCAATAGAAGACCTTGAAACCCTCAACAAGCAACACGATAACAAGCAGTTAGTGAAGGTGCTCCCAAGCTGGGCACACCCAAAATGGGGAGTGAGAGTGAGAGATCATCAGCTGAAGAACGGTGACAATAAGTTTCCCCCTTTCTCCGAGTTTGTGCGTTTCGTTACGGAGATTGCAGAAGTGCAATGCTTACCAGTTCTCTCCAGTTTGGCCACAAATGAATGTGTAAAAGAATCCAAACCTAGAATCTACAAGGGTAAGGCAAGACCTCGAAGGAATGGTGAAGTCAGTACACTTGCAACAAGAGTTAAGGAGAAACAAGCAATTCCAAAGGATGGAAAGAAAGTATGCTGTCACTGGTGTGGTAGTACATCACATGGTCTTGACTTGTGCCAAGAATTTATGAAGAAACCTCGAAAGGAAATAACTCAGTTTATCATAAGAAAGGGACTTTGCCTTAAATGCTTGACCCACGGTCACATGTCCAAGGAAAATAAGTGCGAAAGTGTCCCAAGCTGTGCAAAATGTAACCAGCCTCACCTAACCTGTCTACACATGGATAAGAAGAATATCACAGACGACGCCGAGAGGCATAACCCGGAAGCAGCAGCGAAGTGTTTGCAAGCCTCCAGCGTGGAAAGTCCTCACACCAGTGAAGACCATGTCACAGTAAAATGTACTGGAATCTGTTCTGTTGAAGGACAGCAAGATGGTCAAGATCAGAGCTTAATCGTTCCAGTGTGGGTTTCTAGCTCTGTCAAGCCAGAGGAAACTGTTCTGACGTACGCCCTCATCGACTCCCAGTCAAATGCCACCTTTATTACAGAGCAGCTAATGAAGTCACTTATGGTGGATGGTGTACAAAGCCATCTGCAACTGTCAACCATGcataagaaagatgaaataATCCAGTGCAAGAAAGTACAGGGACTAGCGGTTGCAGATCTGAAGAAACAAGTTAGCATTCCCTTGCCAAAGGTCTATACAAGGAACGCTATACCGTATAAACCTTCCCAAATTCCTAAGCCTGAAGTTGCCTTACAGTGGGAACATCTCAGTTGCATTGCCCAGGAGTTGATGCCATACCGAGGAGACCTAGAAGTCGGTCTGCTAATCGGAACCAATTGTCCTAAGGCCATCAAGCCGCGTCAAGTGATCCCTGGTGCGGATAACGACCCGTATGGTATTAAAACCGACCTCGGTTGGGGGATCGTTGGAAGAGTGTGCAAATCTCCTGATCACAAGGAAGAACCCTCTGGCAGTTGGGCCAACAAGATCATCACAAGGGAGGAAGCAACCTTTACTGTAGAGCACCGAGCAAAGGAAATCATAAGTCCGGCCTGCGTGAGACAGATGTTTGAGAGAGACTTTCATGAAGCAACAGGTAAAAGGAATTCTCCAACGCTGTCAGTTGAAGATCATAAATTCCTGGACATCCTGGGTACAAGAATACACAAAAGGAGTGATGGGCACTATGAGATGCCATTACCACTGCGCCATGAAGATGTGAAGCTGCCAAATAATAGATCACAAGCCCTAAGAAGATTGTCTCTGTTAAAGGCAAGGTTTAAGAGAGTGCCAAGTTACCATAAGGATTACACTGAGTTCATGGAAGACGTGATAACCCACTGCGCCGAGAAGGCCCGTCCAAATGACGACAAAGACACCAAGATTGGAAATGGCCGGATAAATTACGTCCCTCATCATGGGGTTTACCACCCTGCCAAACCTTCACGAATAAGAGTGGTTTTCGATTGTAGTGCCGTGTACAAGGGAACTTCACTTAACAAGAACTTGTTACAAGGGCCGGATCTAACGAACAGTCTGATGGGTGTTCTCTGTCGGTTTCGACAAGAAACCGTTGCATTGACGTGTGATGTAAAGGGAATGTTCCACCAGTTCTTTGTTAATGAAGAATACAGGGATTTGCTTAGATTCTTCTGGTGGGATCAAGGTGATGTGAAGAAAGATGCTCAAGAATATCGCATGAAGGTGCACCTTTTTGGAGCTGCCTCGTCGCCAGGTTGCGCAAATTATGGGTTCAAGAAACGCTGCctgaaggaaggaaagaagttCGAAAGGGTCAAGCCCGCATGTTACCAACCAGTGAATATGGAAGAAATAGGTCGTGCTGAAAAGGAGATCATCCGCTGCTTACAGTATGAACACTTCAAGGACGAAATCCAGGCTTTGTCTTCACTTCAAACAGGGGTAGAATTCCGTGACAGAAAGAAAGCCAAACAGCGCAACCTTGATCTGAAGAAATGCAGCAGTCTGTATCGACTAGACCCGTATCTTGACACAGATGGCCTCCTGCGTGTCGGTGGTCGCCTGAGGAATGCTAGCATATCAGAAGGAGCGAAGCATCCAGTGATCTTACCAAGACGGTCTCGCATTACCCAGCTTATTCTGCAATACTGCCACGAAGCAATCAAACATCAAGGCAGTGGTATGACGCACAATGAAGTCCGCCAACGAGGATACTGGATAATAGGTGGCACCTCCGCTGTGTCTTATTTGGTTTCACGATGTGTTATCTGCAGAAAGCTCCGTTCATCGCCCCAGCAACAGAAGTTAGCAGACCTTCCTCAAGATCGTGTCGAACCTGCCGCTCCGTTCACATACAGCGCGGTTGATTATTTTGGCCCATTTTTTGTTAAGGAAGGGCGGAAGGAAGTCAAACGGTACGGCGTTATTTTCACGTGCATGGCTTCACGTGCTATCCACATTGAAACAGCTAACAGTCTGGAAACAGATGCGTTTATAAACGCCCTAAGACGCTTCCAGGCAGAGCGCGGCCCTGTTCGTCAGTTAAGGTCCGAttgtggaacaaattttatcgGAGCGCATCGTGAACTAAAGGAAGGACTGGAGGAGATGAATGAAAACAAGATTCGTGCCAGACTGTTAGAAGATAACTGTGAATGGATCAGCTTTAAGTTCAATCCCCCCTCCGCGAGTCACATGGGTGGCTCGTGGGAACGACAGATACGGACAGTTCGAAACATCCTTGCATCTATGCTAGAAGAATCAGGACGTCAGTTGGATGATGAGAGTTTTCGGACTCTTATGAAGGAAATCCAAGCCATAGTCAATTCCAGACCCCTTGCTCTGAATGACATGTCATCTACTGATTCACCCCAGCCACTGACTCCGAATCATCTGTTAACTATGAAAACCAAAGTATTGATGCCACCCCCAGGGGTTTTCCTGCGAGAAGACCTCTACCTTCGCAAGCGATGGAGGAGGGTTCAACATCTTGCCAACCTATTTTGGGAAAAGTGGAGAAAGGAATTCCTTCAAGGCCTCCAGCTGCGGAAGAAGTGGACGAAGCCACAACGTAACCTGCAGAAGGGAGACATTGTCATGCTAAAGGATGAGAATGTCCCAAGAAACTTGTGGAGATTAGCAAGAGTTCAAGATGTTTTCCCAAGTAAAGATTGCCTCGTCAGGAAGGTGAAACTTGCTATAGCCAATTCCAGCCTCGACAAACAAGGACGAAGAATCGGTGGTACTCAATATCTTGAAAGGCCAATCCACAAGTTGGTTCTTATCATGGAAGCAGACCGGGAATTCCCCGACGAGGAGCCTTGA